In a single window of the Arthrobacter sp. StoSoilA2 genome:
- a CDS encoding glycerol-3-phosphate dehydrogenase/oxidase, which produces MGHNRISTSSDAHRRESVTALRERPSAKVLIIGGGINGVGTFRDLALQGIDVALVERGDYCQGASGASSHMIHGGIRYLENGEFRLVKESVVERNRLLRIAPHYVKPLQTTIPIFSTFSGILSAPIRFLTHKQGKPNERGAFLIKLGLSMYDFFSRDGGSVPRHQFRGKDKALAELPKLHPGIKYTATYFDASVHNPERLTLDVLQDGEKAGRGGGLPGGTARASNYVSLVSMGTDGLRLRDELSGKEFDFQADIIVNTTGAWVDLTNQAMGAASQFMGGTKGSHIVLDHPGLLAACNGREIFFEHTDGRIVLIYPMGDRVLVGTTDVDADMSEDAVCTESEIDYFFDLIGHVFPTIKVDRGQIVYSFAGVRPLPRHDATQPGFVSRDYRIERSVRSGEGAMATPGGKAAVVLSLVGGKWTTFRALAEHMTNDVLRELGRERKISTAKLAIGGGAGFPATEQGEQEWIKKHMGPGLDADRVAGLLTRYGTRAETVIDYLNAGHDAPLRSTRELSVRELAFMAENEQVGHLVDVLIRRTSLAFRGLVTGELLNEIAAALAEPLGWDAADREAEVRHAQEVLRRFHKVDVHSLVA; this is translated from the coding sequence TTGGGACACAACAGGATTTCTACCTCCTCTGATGCGCATCGGCGTGAGTCTGTAACCGCCTTGCGGGAGCGGCCGTCGGCGAAGGTGCTGATTATCGGCGGGGGTATCAACGGCGTAGGGACCTTCCGTGACCTGGCCTTGCAGGGCATTGATGTTGCGCTTGTGGAGCGTGGTGACTACTGCCAGGGTGCAAGCGGTGCATCGTCGCACATGATCCATGGCGGCATCCGTTACCTGGAGAACGGTGAGTTCCGCCTCGTCAAGGAATCAGTGGTGGAGCGCAACCGCCTTCTGCGGATCGCCCCGCATTACGTCAAGCCGCTGCAGACCACCATTCCCATCTTCAGCACCTTCTCCGGCATCCTGTCCGCGCCCATTCGCTTCCTCACCCACAAACAGGGCAAACCGAACGAACGCGGCGCCTTCCTCATCAAGCTCGGCCTGAGCATGTACGACTTCTTCTCCCGTGACGGCGGCAGCGTCCCCCGGCACCAGTTCCGCGGCAAGGACAAGGCTTTGGCGGAGCTGCCCAAGCTGCACCCGGGAATCAAGTACACGGCAACCTACTTTGACGCGTCCGTCCACAACCCTGAGCGGCTCACCCTGGACGTGCTTCAGGATGGCGAGAAGGCCGGGCGCGGTGGCGGCCTGCCCGGCGGGACGGCCCGGGCCAGCAACTACGTCTCACTGGTTTCCATGGGTACTGACGGCCTCCGGCTACGCGACGAATTGAGCGGCAAGGAGTTCGATTTCCAGGCAGACATCATCGTCAACACCACCGGTGCGTGGGTGGACCTCACCAACCAGGCCATGGGAGCCGCCAGCCAGTTCATGGGCGGCACCAAGGGCTCGCACATTGTGCTGGACCACCCTGGGCTGCTGGCCGCCTGCAATGGCCGGGAGATCTTCTTCGAACACACGGACGGCCGCATCGTCCTTATTTACCCGATGGGGGACCGGGTGCTGGTGGGCACCACGGACGTCGACGCCGACATGTCAGAAGACGCCGTCTGTACCGAATCCGAAATCGACTACTTCTTCGACCTGATCGGCCACGTCTTCCCCACCATCAAGGTGGACCGCGGCCAGATCGTCTACAGCTTCGCCGGAGTCCGTCCACTGCCGCGCCACGACGCAACCCAACCGGGATTTGTCTCAAGGGACTACAGGATCGAACGCAGCGTCCGCAGCGGCGAAGGTGCCATGGCTACGCCGGGCGGCAAGGCCGCCGTCGTACTGAGCCTGGTAGGTGGCAAGTGGACTACTTTCCGGGCACTGGCCGAACACATGACCAACGACGTTCTTCGCGAACTTGGTCGGGAACGGAAAATTTCGACGGCGAAACTCGCCATCGGCGGCGGCGCTGGCTTCCCTGCCACGGAACAAGGTGAGCAGGAGTGGATCAAGAAGCACATGGGGCCCGGACTGGACGCGGACCGCGTGGCTGGACTCCTGACGCGGTATGGAACACGGGCAGAGACCGTCATCGATTACCTGAACGCAGGACACGACGCGCCGCTTCGTTCAACCCGGGAACTCAGTGTTCGCGAGTTGGCATTCATGGCCGAAAACGAGCAGGTCGGGCATCTGGTGGATGTCCTCATCCGACGTACGTCCCTCGCGTTCCGCGGCCTGGTGACCGGCGAGTTGCTGAACGAAATTGCTGCAGCATTGGCTGAACCGCTTGGGTGGGATGCCGCTGACCGTGAGGCAGAAGTGCGGCATGCCCAGGAAGTGCTGCGGCGGTTCCACAAGGTCGACGTGCACAGTCTCGTGGCTTGA
- a CDS encoding sugar-binding domain-containing protein: MGRSRHSDALRAAQMYYLQDLTMDAIARELRTSRSTVSRLLSSARETGLVQVQIRSPFDTAPELESQIREKFKVDVHVVPVLDTLNEAETLDRVAMQAARTIGPLVDSNAIIGIAWGATLSAVSRHLTRKVTHDTIVVQLNGAGNMQTTGITYASDIMRRFGSAYGARVEQFPVPAFFDHAATKTAMWNERSVQRILDLQARMSIAIFGVGSVDSDYPSHVYAGGYLDEQDLSMLAADDVVGDVATVFFRSDGSSDGITLNERSTGPSHEQLRQVRRRICVVSGASKINGLQGALAAGLATDLILDEASARRLVSFNGQS, encoded by the coding sequence ATGGGACGCTCACGTCACTCGGATGCCCTCCGGGCCGCACAGATGTACTACCTGCAGGACCTGACCATGGACGCCATTGCGCGTGAGTTGCGGACCTCGCGCTCCACTGTTTCAAGGCTCTTGTCTTCCGCCCGGGAAACAGGCTTGGTCCAGGTCCAGATCCGCAGCCCGTTTGATACCGCCCCCGAGCTCGAAAGCCAGATTCGCGAGAAATTCAAGGTGGACGTCCACGTAGTGCCGGTGCTTGACACCTTGAACGAGGCTGAGACGCTGGACCGCGTGGCCATGCAGGCAGCTCGGACCATAGGACCCCTGGTGGATTCCAATGCCATCATCGGCATTGCCTGGGGTGCAACGCTCAGCGCTGTAAGCCGGCACCTGACCCGGAAAGTCACGCACGACACCATCGTTGTCCAACTCAACGGCGCCGGGAACATGCAAACAACCGGCATCACCTACGCGAGCGACATCATGCGGCGCTTCGGCAGCGCCTACGGAGCGCGGGTCGAACAATTTCCCGTGCCGGCGTTTTTCGATCACGCGGCCACCAAGACGGCCATGTGGAATGAACGCAGCGTTCAACGCATCCTGGATCTGCAGGCGCGCATGAGCATCGCCATTTTCGGTGTTGGATCCGTTGATTCGGACTATCCAAGCCATGTGTATGCCGGCGGCTACCTCGACGAACAAGACCTCAGCATGTTGGCCGCCGACGACGTGGTGGGCGACGTAGCCACGGTCTTCTTCCGCAGTGATGGATCATCTGACGGCATTACCCTGAACGAGCGGTCGACTGGTCCAAGCCATGAACAGCTACGGCAGGTGCGACGCCGGATTTGCGTCGTGTCCGGTGCCTCCAAAATCAACGGTCTGCAGGGCGCCCTGGCAGCCGGACTTGCCACCGACCTCATCCTCGACGAAGCCTCGGCGCGACGCCTGGTGAGTTTCAATGGCCAGTCCTGA
- a CDS encoding aldo/keto reductase codes for MRFPARLTLNNGVMMDRLGFGLYKVPPKEAEALVSTALGEGYRRFDTAAMYRNEVGVGRAIGGAIGDANEANLGTGGSGESVHALTREDVFVTTKVWNDDHGYDSTLRAFDSSMANLGLDYVDLYLIHWPCAGRGLFVETYKAMETLYREGKVRAIGVSNFQPGHLEELMQKAEVVPAVNQIELHPWLQQPRLRTLHEQLGIRTEAWSPLGRGQVLADPAIADLAHKYGRTPAQIILRWHLQLGNLVIPKASSAGRIKENFAVFDFELEPADMDGMAALERHHRTGSHPDNVN; via the coding sequence ATGAGATTCCCGGCCCGGCTGACATTGAACAACGGCGTGATGATGGATCGCCTGGGATTCGGACTCTATAAGGTGCCGCCCAAAGAAGCTGAGGCTTTGGTGAGCACTGCCCTCGGCGAAGGCTATCGGCGGTTCGATACCGCCGCCATGTATCGCAACGAAGTAGGCGTAGGCCGCGCGATCGGTGGTGCAATCGGCGATGCCAATGAGGCAAACCTCGGCACGGGTGGTTCCGGCGAATCCGTGCATGCCCTGACCCGGGAAGACGTCTTTGTCACCACCAAGGTCTGGAACGACGACCACGGTTACGACTCCACCCTCCGTGCTTTCGATTCATCCATGGCCAACCTCGGACTGGACTACGTGGATCTTTACCTCATCCACTGGCCGTGTGCCGGACGAGGGCTGTTCGTGGAGACCTACAAAGCCATGGAAACCCTGTACAGGGAAGGCAAAGTCCGGGCCATTGGGGTTTCGAACTTCCAGCCCGGGCACTTGGAAGAACTCATGCAGAAAGCCGAAGTGGTCCCGGCCGTTAATCAAATAGAGCTGCACCCCTGGCTTCAGCAGCCCAGGCTGCGGACACTGCATGAACAACTCGGGATCCGAACCGAAGCATGGAGTCCCCTCGGCCGTGGGCAGGTCCTTGCCGATCCTGCGATTGCGGATTTGGCTCACAAGTACGGCAGGACACCGGCCCAAATAATCCTCCGGTGGCATCTCCAGCTTGGGAACCTCGTCATTCCGAAAGCAAGTTCCGCGGGGCGGATCAAGGAGAACTTTGCCGTTTTCGACTTCGAACTCGAGCCAGCAGACATGGACGGCATGGCGGCGCTTGAACGCCACCACCGCACGGGCTCGCACCCGGACAACGTGAATTAG
- a CDS encoding alpha/beta hydrolase, translated as MEKVDTAQTPEGADAPFEFISKSLQGRTIASDVDVDGSNVAYWTYEPVKPTQDARTILVIHGFRGDHHGLLRVADLLPDMRIIMPDLPAFGSSDPFLDDEHTVERYGHFISGFMAALGLGPKTVLLGHSFGSIVASHFAARNPGAIYPLILINPIAAPALEGPKGIMTKLAVFYYQVSARLPRRLGLALLRNRAIVRVMSITMAKTKDKNLRRFIHGQHDAYFSAFADRRSLLESFKASVSGTVADVAGELRLPVLLIAGEKDEIATLPNQHKLMERLPEATLEVIPDVGHLIHYETPAPAAAAIRTFLEEHPA; from the coding sequence ATGGAAAAAGTGGACACCGCGCAAACCCCGGAAGGCGCAGATGCCCCGTTTGAATTCATCAGCAAATCCCTGCAGGGACGCACTATCGCCTCTGATGTGGACGTCGATGGCAGCAATGTGGCGTATTGGACGTACGAACCCGTCAAACCCACACAGGATGCCCGCACGATTTTGGTCATTCACGGTTTTCGGGGTGACCACCATGGATTGCTCCGTGTAGCGGACCTGCTTCCGGACATGCGGATCATCATGCCTGACCTCCCTGCGTTTGGCAGTTCGGATCCTTTCCTTGACGACGAACACACGGTTGAGCGTTACGGCCATTTCATCTCCGGTTTCATGGCCGCGCTGGGCCTGGGCCCCAAGACCGTGCTGCTGGGCCATTCCTTCGGTTCCATCGTCGCGAGCCATTTTGCGGCCCGGAATCCCGGCGCCATTTATCCATTGATCCTGATCAACCCCATCGCTGCACCCGCTTTGGAGGGTCCCAAGGGGATCATGACCAAGCTCGCGGTGTTTTACTACCAGGTGTCTGCCAGGCTTCCACGGCGCCTTGGCCTTGCCCTCCTGCGCAACCGCGCCATTGTCCGCGTCATGAGTATCACCATGGCCAAGACCAAAGACAAAAACCTGCGTCGCTTCATACACGGCCAGCACGATGCCTACTTCAGCGCATTCGCGGACCGGAGGAGCCTGCTTGAATCCTTCAAGGCATCCGTGTCGGGAACAGTGGCCGACGTCGCCGGGGAGTTGCGCCTCCCCGTGCTGCTGATCGCGGGCGAAAAGGACGAGATCGCCACTCTGCCCAACCAGCACAAACTGATGGAACGCCTTCCGGAGGCCACGCTGGAAGTGATTCCCGACGTCGGGCATTTGATCCACTACGAGACTCCGGCCCCGGCTGCCGCAGCCATCCGCACATTCCTGGAGGAACACCCCGCGTGA
- a CDS encoding glycosyltransferase family 1 protein — protein MKIVIDARFTRTDHHDGISRYGSSLIAATSKIADVTMLINDERQLALLPDVPYVMVNSPLSPLELFVARKVNPLKADVVVCPMQTMGTLGRKYGLILTLHDLIYYEHPAPPGFLPAPVRLLWRLYHKAFWPQRLLLNRADVVATISRTTEALMAKYTLTRRPVRIVGNAPQPGQTPRDPSAGADKTLLYMGSFMPYKNVETMIRGMAGLQDYTLHLLSRITPQRRAELEAMVPHGAKVLFHNGVTDAEYEELLTRATALISLSRAEGYGLPLVEAMSLGTPVIASDIPIFREVGADAVSYVDPGSPSEFAAAVTALGDDALWQERSRRSVERAGDFNWDESARQLVAAAEEVVALRKR, from the coding sequence GTGAAAATTGTCATCGACGCCCGCTTCACCAGGACGGACCACCACGATGGCATCAGCCGGTACGGTTCAAGCCTCATTGCAGCAACATCCAAAATTGCGGATGTCACCATGCTCATCAATGACGAACGCCAGCTGGCGTTGCTTCCCGACGTGCCCTACGTGATGGTCAACAGCCCGCTGTCCCCGCTCGAGCTGTTCGTGGCCCGTAAAGTCAACCCGCTGAAGGCCGACGTCGTGGTGTGCCCGATGCAAACCATGGGAACCTTGGGGCGGAAGTATGGCCTGATCCTTACGCTTCACGATCTCATCTATTACGAACACCCCGCTCCCCCGGGGTTCCTTCCGGCTCCGGTGCGCCTGCTCTGGAGGCTGTACCACAAGGCGTTCTGGCCGCAGCGCCTGCTGCTGAACCGGGCTGACGTGGTGGCAACCATCAGCAGGACCACAGAGGCTTTAATGGCCAAGTACACCTTGACCCGCCGCCCCGTACGGATCGTTGGCAACGCCCCGCAGCCCGGCCAGACTCCCCGCGATCCTTCGGCCGGAGCGGATAAGACCCTGCTGTACATGGGTTCGTTCATGCCTTACAAGAACGTGGAAACCATGATTCGGGGAATGGCAGGCCTGCAGGATTACACACTGCACTTGCTCAGCCGGATTACACCCCAGCGTCGGGCCGAACTCGAGGCCATGGTGCCCCACGGGGCAAAGGTCCTGTTCCACAACGGTGTAACAGACGCCGAGTATGAAGAGCTTTTGACCAGGGCGACTGCACTCATCAGCTTGTCGCGGGCCGAGGGATATGGCTTGCCCCTGGTGGAGGCGATGTCCCTGGGTACGCCCGTTATCGCCAGCGACATACCAATTTTCCGGGAAGTGGGCGCCGATGCGGTCAGCTATGTTGACCCCGGTTCACCCTCGGAGTTCGCTGCGGCTGTCACGGCGCTGGGCGATGACGCATTGTGGCAGGAACGTTCCCGCAGGTCCGTGGAACGTGCTGGAGACTTCAACTGGGACGAATCCGCCCGGCAGTTGGTGGCTGCGGCAGAAGAGGTCGTGGCGCTTCGCAAGCGCTAG
- a CDS encoding primosomal protein N', whose amino-acid sequence MAGNEAQPTLLQPSLLQGFPDKSPVSGPPLAAVNPVARVVLESSLPHLDRPFDYSVPAELADSAVPGVRVKVKFNGQELNGFVLERVDASDAGHPLTPLHKVVSSLSVLTPQIAGLAGTVAARYAGTLSDVLRTAVPPRVAKVEKELLAGDAAREPELPSNAPDATAWASYSNGAPYLNHLAGGRTPKAVLTALQGFGPGGWPSLVAAAVGAVRASGRGAVVVVPDYRDLEQLEVALAKVLPPGDVARLTADDGQTPRYRSFLRILRGEARVAIGTRSAAYAPVRELGLVVCWDDGDDLHIDQRAPYAHTREVLLLRAEQENAACLMASHSRSTELQRLVDMKWAVPIEAPRTVIRSTVPRVLNTADSFEQERDPLARIARLPGAAWRAAKEGLEHGPVLVQVARAGYAPSLACETCRELARCNNCQGPLAISSSSAMPLCRWCSTPAPQWHCNHCNGTQLRRVAAGAVRTAEELGRAFPGQTVITSSGENIKATVPDAPALVIATVGAEPVAPQGYAAALLLDGNSLLRRENLRAGEDTVRRWFNAASLVRPSNQGGLVVITADDTTATGALLRWDAPGYASRELALRKELQLPPAVRVASVTGPRADVAHFSDTFEASVKLKSGSKLRSAGPAPLQADVRTLYFIPYADAADVTRAMRAVKAANAAKRTAGPVQLRLDGVDVL is encoded by the coding sequence ATGGCGGGAAATGAAGCCCAGCCCACCTTGCTTCAACCTTCTTTGCTTCAAGGGTTCCCTGACAAGTCTCCCGTCAGCGGACCCCCGTTGGCGGCGGTGAATCCCGTTGCCCGTGTGGTGCTGGAATCTTCCCTGCCACACCTGGACCGGCCGTTCGATTACAGCGTGCCCGCTGAACTCGCTGATTCTGCTGTTCCCGGCGTCCGGGTGAAAGTGAAGTTCAACGGCCAGGAGCTTAACGGCTTCGTGCTGGAACGCGTCGATGCTTCGGATGCCGGCCACCCGCTGACCCCACTTCACAAAGTAGTCTCCTCGCTGTCCGTCCTGACGCCCCAGATCGCGGGGTTGGCTGGAACGGTAGCCGCGCGCTACGCCGGAACCTTGAGCGATGTCCTGCGCACTGCTGTTCCCCCTCGCGTTGCCAAAGTTGAGAAGGAGTTACTCGCCGGGGACGCTGCACGGGAACCGGAGCTTCCGTCAAATGCGCCGGATGCCACCGCCTGGGCTTCCTACTCCAACGGAGCCCCGTACCTCAACCACCTGGCCGGTGGCAGAACGCCCAAGGCTGTCCTCACGGCGCTGCAGGGATTCGGCCCGGGGGGTTGGCCTTCGCTGGTTGCCGCGGCTGTTGGGGCAGTCCGGGCATCGGGCCGTGGTGCAGTGGTGGTCGTTCCCGATTACAGGGATCTTGAACAGCTGGAGGTGGCCCTGGCCAAAGTCCTGCCACCCGGTGACGTCGCGCGGTTGACGGCTGACGACGGTCAAACTCCCCGCTACCGAAGCTTCCTGCGAATCCTTCGTGGTGAGGCGCGTGTAGCCATTGGTACGAGATCCGCCGCCTATGCGCCGGTTCGGGAGTTGGGACTTGTGGTCTGTTGGGACGACGGCGATGACCTCCATATCGACCAGCGGGCTCCCTACGCACACACGCGGGAAGTACTGCTCCTGCGGGCCGAGCAGGAGAACGCAGCCTGCCTGATGGCATCCCATAGCCGCAGCACCGAACTCCAGCGCCTGGTTGACATGAAATGGGCTGTGCCGATCGAGGCGCCGCGAACGGTCATTCGTTCCACTGTTCCCCGCGTCCTGAACACAGCGGACAGCTTTGAACAGGAACGGGATCCTCTGGCCCGGATTGCACGTTTGCCCGGAGCGGCATGGCGTGCAGCCAAGGAGGGCCTCGAGCACGGCCCTGTGCTGGTGCAGGTTGCCCGTGCCGGCTACGCACCTTCTTTGGCTTGCGAAACATGTCGGGAGCTTGCCCGCTGCAACAACTGCCAAGGACCGCTGGCTATCTCCAGCAGTTCCGCCATGCCGCTTTGCCGCTGGTGTTCCACTCCGGCACCGCAGTGGCATTGCAACCATTGCAACGGCACACAGTTGCGCCGGGTTGCGGCGGGAGCCGTGCGAACGGCGGAGGAACTGGGCCGGGCTTTTCCTGGCCAGACGGTTATCACCTCATCCGGGGAAAACATCAAGGCCACGGTTCCTGATGCTCCGGCATTGGTCATTGCCACGGTCGGCGCGGAACCCGTGGCTCCCCAGGGGTACGCGGCCGCGCTGCTTCTGGATGGTAATTCATTGCTCCGCCGGGAAAACCTGCGGGCCGGCGAGGACACTGTTCGGCGGTGGTTCAACGCGGCGTCGCTGGTGAGACCCTCCAACCAGGGCGGGCTGGTAGTCATCACGGCAGATGACACAACCGCTACCGGGGCCCTGCTGCGCTGGGACGCACCGGGCTACGCGTCGCGTGAACTGGCACTCCGCAAAGAACTCCAGCTTCCCCCGGCAGTGCGGGTAGCTTCAGTGACCGGGCCAAGGGCCGACGTCGCGCATTTTTCCGATACCTTCGAGGCAAGCGTCAAGCTGAAGTCCGGTTCGAAGCTCCGCAGCGCCGGTCCGGCGCCACTTCAGGCAGACGTTCGCACCCTGTACTTCATTCCCTACGCAGACGCCGCGGACGTTACCCGTGCCATGCGTGCCGTCAAGGCAGCGAACGCGGCGAAACGCACAGCCGGGCCAGTCCAACTGCGGCTCGACGGCGTGGACGTTTTGTAG
- the metK gene encoding methionine adenosyltransferase gives MTLPLHHEHHGTPSKLRLFTSESVTEGHPDKICDQISDAILDGLLAADPESRVAVETMATTGLVHVAGEVTTDAYVEIPQIVRETILGIGYDSSANGFDGARCGVSVSIGQQSNDIAGGVFNSLEAREGRQEDDYDLQGAGDQGIMFGYASDETASYMPTPIWLAHRLSERLTEVRKSGELAYLRPDGKTQVTVGYDGDRPVSVETVVISSQHAEDASLEQLRADLASHVIDPVLAASNLDISHVANILNPAGAFVIGGPVGDAGLTGRKIIVDTYGGFSRHGGGAFSGKDPSKVDRSAAYAMRWVAKNVVAAGLAKRAEIQIAYAIGQARPVGTYVETFGTETVDPARISEAINELFDLRPRAIIDALDLKRPIYTKTAAHGHFGRDEPDFTWERLDRVADLKEFFNA, from the coding sequence GTGACTTTACCGCTGCACCATGAACATCATGGCACCCCGTCCAAGCTCCGGCTCTTCACGTCCGAGTCGGTCACTGAAGGGCATCCGGACAAGATCTGCGACCAAATCAGTGACGCGATCCTGGATGGGCTGCTGGCTGCTGATCCTGAATCCCGGGTGGCTGTCGAGACCATGGCCACCACCGGCCTGGTCCATGTGGCCGGTGAAGTAACCACTGACGCTTACGTCGAGATTCCGCAGATTGTCCGTGAGACCATTCTCGGCATCGGCTACGACTCTTCGGCCAACGGTTTCGACGGGGCCCGCTGTGGCGTTTCAGTGTCGATCGGACAGCAGTCCAACGACATCGCCGGTGGCGTCTTCAACTCGCTTGAGGCGCGTGAAGGCCGCCAGGAGGACGATTACGATCTCCAAGGTGCGGGCGATCAGGGCATCATGTTCGGCTATGCGAGCGATGAAACTGCGTCCTACATGCCGACGCCCATCTGGCTTGCCCACCGTTTGTCCGAGCGCCTTACCGAGGTCCGCAAGAGCGGCGAACTCGCATACCTCCGTCCGGATGGCAAGACGCAGGTCACGGTTGGGTATGACGGCGATCGCCCGGTTTCGGTTGAAACGGTGGTTATTTCCAGTCAACACGCCGAAGACGCGAGCCTGGAGCAACTGCGCGCCGACCTCGCGAGCCATGTCATCGATCCCGTTCTGGCGGCATCCAACCTTGACATCTCCCATGTAGCCAACATCCTGAATCCTGCAGGTGCCTTCGTCATCGGTGGCCCGGTTGGCGATGCCGGACTGACCGGTCGGAAGATCATTGTCGATACCTATGGCGGATTCTCCCGGCACGGTGGAGGTGCCTTCTCCGGCAAGGACCCGTCCAAGGTAGACCGTTCGGCCGCCTACGCCATGCGCTGGGTTGCCAAGAACGTGGTAGCCGCAGGTCTGGCCAAGCGCGCGGAGATCCAGATTGCCTACGCCATTGGCCAAGCCCGTCCGGTCGGCACGTACGTAGAAACCTTCGGCACGGAAACTGTTGACCCCGCCCGCATCAGCGAGGCCATCAACGAACTTTTCGATCTCCGTCCCCGGGCCATCATCGACGCCTTGGACCTCAAGCGTCCCATTTACACCAAGACGGCGGCTCACGGACACTTCGGGCGCGACGAGCCCGACTTCACTTGGGAGCGCCTGGACCGCGTGGCGGACCTGAAGGAATTCTTCAACGCCTGA
- the coaBC gene encoding bifunctional phosphopantothenoylcysteine decarboxylase/phosphopantothenate--cysteine ligase CoaBC, giving the protein MRIVLGVGGGIAAYKVASLLRLFTEAGHQVTVIPTEAATRFVGVATWEALSGNPVSNSVFDDVEKVNHVRLGHEADLIVVAPATADLLAKAATGQAGDLLTNMLLMAHGPVLFAPAMHTEMWQHAATQANVETLRSRGVTVLEPASGRLTGADSGPGRLPEPEAIFTAAMALAEAATEVDAPKAVPAAHASLAGRTVTISAGGTREALDPVRFLGNRSSGKQGAALAAAALAAGATVRFLAAHMDVEPPAGVELVRVESALELRDAALKAAVDSDVVIMAAAVADFRPAEVSDTKIKKVDGEDAPLVRLVRNPDILHELVERRNAEGGRQLIVGFAAETGDAQGDVLEHATAKLKRKGCDLLVVNHVGVGRVFGQDDNSVVILSGHGAEPQSASGSKFDVAAAVVDRVGAELVRVFPAR; this is encoded by the coding sequence GTGCGCATAGTCCTCGGAGTCGGGGGAGGGATCGCAGCCTACAAGGTTGCATCGCTCCTCCGGCTTTTTACTGAAGCCGGACACCAGGTGACGGTGATCCCAACCGAAGCAGCCACCCGTTTCGTCGGTGTTGCCACGTGGGAGGCGCTCTCCGGAAACCCGGTGAGCAACAGCGTCTTTGACGACGTCGAGAAGGTCAACCACGTCCGTCTGGGCCACGAGGCTGACTTGATCGTCGTTGCACCGGCCACTGCGGACCTCTTGGCCAAGGCAGCCACAGGCCAGGCCGGTGACCTCCTGACCAATATGCTCCTCATGGCTCACGGTCCGGTGCTGTTCGCTCCTGCAATGCACACGGAAATGTGGCAGCATGCTGCAACCCAGGCCAATGTGGAAACCTTGCGGAGTCGAGGGGTAACAGTCCTGGAACCTGCCAGCGGCCGCCTGACCGGCGCAGATTCGGGCCCCGGCCGCCTGCCCGAACCCGAAGCAATTTTCACGGCCGCCATGGCGTTGGCCGAGGCCGCCACGGAGGTGGATGCGCCCAAGGCCGTACCCGCGGCACACGCTTCCCTTGCTGGCCGAACAGTGACGATTTCGGCCGGTGGTACCAGGGAAGCGCTGGACCCGGTGCGTTTCCTGGGTAACCGGTCCTCGGGAAAGCAGGGTGCTGCCCTGGCCGCGGCTGCGTTGGCTGCCGGTGCCACCGTTCGTTTCCTTGCCGCGCATATGGACGTCGAGCCGCCCGCCGGCGTCGAGCTCGTCCGCGTTGAGTCCGCCCTGGAACTGCGTGATGCAGCGCTGAAAGCGGCAGTGGATTCCGACGTCGTCATCATGGCTGCCGCTGTGGCGGATTTCCGGCCGGCTGAAGTTTCTGACACCAAGATCAAGAAGGTCGACGGCGAGGACGCGCCGTTGGTGCGCCTGGTTCGGAACCCGGACATCCTGCATGAGCTGGTCGAACGGCGCAACGCTGAGGGTGGCCGCCAGCTGATCGTAGGTTTTGCCGCCGAAACGGGCGATGCCCAAGGTGATGTCCTGGAGCATGCCACCGCCAAACTCAAGCGCAAGGGCTGCGACCTCCTGGTGGTCAACCACGTCGGGGTAGGCCGTGTCTTCGGCCAGGACGATAACTCGGTGGTGATTCTCTCCGGGCACGGCGCCGAACCGCAGTCCGCGTCCGGATCCAAGTTTGATGTCGCCGCGGCCGTTGTGGATCGGGTGGGCGCCGAATTGGTCAGGGTTTTTCCGGCCAGGTAA
- the rpoZ gene encoding DNA-directed RNA polymerase subunit omega, whose protein sequence is MSTNLEGIINPPIDSLLEAADSKYGLVIFGAKRARQINAYYAQLHEGLFEYVGPLVDTKLNEKSLSIALREINEGLLVSTPIEPAE, encoded by the coding sequence GTGTCCACGAACCTTGAAGGCATCATCAACCCGCCGATCGATTCGCTGCTTGAGGCTGCCGATTCCAAGTACGGCCTTGTGATCTTCGGCGCCAAGCGTGCCCGTCAGATCAACGCCTACTACGCCCAGCTGCACGAGGGCCTCTTCGAGTACGTCGGTCCCTTGGTAGACACCAAGCTGAACGAGAAGTCATTGTCGATCGCCCTCCGCGAGATCAACGAAGGCCTCCTGGTTTCCACGCCGATCGAGCCCGCAGAATAA